From the genome of Nocardia sp. NBC_01503, one region includes:
- a CDS encoding ABC1 kinase family protein has protein sequence MLEPRQGGLRRLRRRSDPEATGQPPTRAAVRNAKIVTLPVAYAARRAGGLGRRAMGQPRHGVEIDIQARTAQHMFEVLGELKGCATKFGQLLALYELALPPELSEPYQEALSRLQDSAPAMLPGAVSAAMAANMGPEWRDRFCDFALRSSAAASVGQVHRAVWEDGRAVAVKLMYPGARESVHSDLEQIRRLAPLATVFAPGADTRALADAFADCISDELDYAKEAETQRVFADAYADDPDFVVPGIVHQEGDVLVSEWLDGIPLSRVIATGAQQEKDRIGLLVLRFVMSSSVRTGMLYSDPHPGNFRVLRDGRLGVVDFGACPVFPIGFPEVVGDLADAAFNGVDADVEAAMRRHGFIADGQDFDIVALRAVAEPIREMFFPHTIRLTKPWLREQVRRSIEPSLSNVGRQLTSPPEYTPIGRAILATVGVLAQLGTEGPLRDELSTALPGFAQALERFHLGEGMRRPVTDASDSATPVTMNS, from the coding sequence ATGCTCGAACCGCGCCAGGGCGGTCTCCGCCGACTGCGCCGCCGCAGCGATCCGGAGGCGACCGGACAACCGCCGACGCGTGCGGCGGTGCGCAATGCCAAGATCGTCACACTGCCGGTGGCGTATGCGGCACGTCGTGCGGGCGGACTCGGCCGCCGCGCCATGGGACAGCCCAGACACGGGGTGGAGATCGATATCCAGGCCCGCACCGCGCAGCATATGTTCGAGGTGCTGGGTGAGCTCAAGGGCTGCGCGACCAAATTCGGTCAGCTGCTCGCACTCTACGAACTCGCACTGCCGCCGGAGTTGAGCGAGCCCTATCAGGAGGCGTTGAGCCGTCTACAGGACTCCGCCCCTGCCATGCTCCCCGGCGCGGTATCGGCCGCCATGGCCGCGAACATGGGGCCGGAGTGGCGGGATCGCTTCTGCGACTTCGCTCTTCGCTCCAGCGCGGCCGCCTCGGTGGGCCAGGTGCATCGCGCGGTTTGGGAGGACGGGCGGGCGGTGGCGGTCAAGCTCATGTACCCCGGTGCACGCGAATCGGTGCACTCCGATCTCGAGCAGATTCGCCGGCTCGCGCCGCTGGCCACCGTCTTCGCGCCCGGCGCGGATACCCGTGCGCTCGCCGACGCCTTCGCCGACTGCATCAGCGATGAGCTCGACTACGCGAAAGAGGCCGAGACACAGCGCGTCTTCGCGGACGCCTACGCCGACGATCCGGATTTCGTGGTACCCGGCATCGTGCATCAGGAGGGTGATGTCCTGGTCAGCGAGTGGCTCGACGGGATCCCACTCTCCCGCGTCATCGCCACCGGCGCACAGCAGGAGAAGGATCGAATCGGGCTGCTGGTCCTGCGATTCGTGATGTCCAGCTCGGTGCGCACCGGAATGCTCTACTCCGATCCACATCCGGGGAACTTCCGGGTGCTGCGGGACGGCCGCCTGGGTGTGGTGGATTTCGGCGCCTGCCCGGTCTTTCCGATCGGGTTTCCCGAGGTCGTCGGTGATCTCGCCGATGCCGCCTTCAACGGCGTGGACGCCGATGTCGAGGCGGCGATGCGCAGGCACGGGTTCATTGCCGACGGCCAGGACTTCGATATCGTGGCGCTGCGCGCCGTGGCCGAACCCATTCGGGAAATGTTCTTCCCGCACACCATTCGGCTGACCAAACCCTGGCTGCGTGAGCAGGTCCGCCGGTCCATCGAACCCAGTCTGTCGAATGTGGGCAGGCAGCTCACCTCACCACCGGAGTACACGCCGATCGGGCGCGCCATTCTGGCGACCGTCGGCGTATTGGCGCAGCTGGGTACCGAGGGGCCGCTGCGGGACGAATTATCCACGGCCCTACCGGGATTCGCGCAGGCGCTGGAGCGTTTCCATCTCGGGGAGGGTATGCGGCGGCCGGTTACAGATGCATCAGATTCGGCCACACCTGTGACCATGAATTCTTGA